The proteins below come from a single Cricetulus griseus strain 17A/GY chromosome 6, alternate assembly CriGri-PICRH-1.0, whole genome shotgun sequence genomic window:
- the LOC100757900 gene encoding olfactory receptor 4P4-like, with protein sequence MENHKNVTEFVFMGLWENRQVELLFFLLFLLCYLAVLMGNTVILLTVNYSHLIEQPMYYFLCHLSLMDLCYTSTVVPRLIKDLAAATKNISYNECMTQLFTAHLLAGVEIFILVSMALDRYVAIVKPLHYMAIMNRKKCNMLIVMAWVVGFWHSIALLLMVLSLPFCGPNHINHYLCDVKPLLKLVCKDIHVVSILVIANSGMVVVAIFLVLVASYILILYNLRTRSSAGRRKALSTCSSHVMVVVLFFVPCIYTYVLPAGSENKDKEISVFYTVIAPMLNPLIYTLRNTEMKSAMRKVWSQMSHSELK encoded by the coding sequence ATGGAAAATCATAAAAATGTCACAGAGTTTGTTTTTATGGGCCTTTGGGAAAACAGACAAGTAGAGCTGCTGTTCTTTCTCTTGTTCCTGCTTTGCTACCTGGCTGTCTTAATGGGGAACACCGTCATTCTACTCACTGTCAATTACAGCCACTTAATCGAGCAACCGATGTATTACTTCCTATGTCACCTTTCTCTCATGGACCTCTGCTACACCTCCACTGTGGTTCCCAGACTCATCAAGGATTTGGCTGCAGCAACAAAAAACATTTCCTATAATGAATGCATGACCCAGCTCTTCACTGCCCACTTGCTGGCGGGTGTGGAAATCTTCATCCTGGTGTCTATGGCCTTGGACCGCTATGTTGCCATTGTCAAGCCCCTGCACTACATGGCTATCATGAACAGGAAGAAATGCAATATGCTGATTGTCATGGCCTGGGTGGTGGGGTTCTGGCACTCCATTGCTTTACTGCTCATGGTGCTCAGTCTGCCTTTCTGTGGCCCCAACCACATAAATCATTACCTGTGTGATGTCAAACCTCTTTTGAAACTGGTCTGCAAAGATATTCATGTTGTTAGTATCTTAGTAATTGCCAACTCTGGGATGGTGGTTGTTGCGATTTTTCTTGTACTAGTTGCTTCTTACATACTCATTCTGTATAATCTGAGGACAAGATCATCTGCAGGGCGACGCAAAGCTCTCTCAACCTGCAGTTCTCACGTGATggtggtagttttattttttgtacccTGTATTTACACCTATGTTCTGCCTGCAGGAAGTGAGAATAAGGATAAGGAAATTTCTGTGTTTTACACTGTCATTGCCCCCATGCTCAATCCCCTCATCTATACTCTGAGGAACACTGAGATGAAAAGTGCTATGCGCAAGGTATGGTCTCAAATGTCTCATTCAGAGTTGAAATAA
- the LOC100758191 gene encoding olfactory receptor 4C16-like, with protein MQLNINVTSFLLLGLTQDPKRKNIVIAIFLFFYTGTLVGNLLIIATIKTSQALGSPMYFFLFYLSLSDTCFSTTVAPRTIVDSLMKEAAISFSECIIQVFTFHLFGSLEIFILILMAVDRYVAICKPLHYMTIMNRRVCGMLVATVCVGSFMHSLVQIFLALSLPFCGPNEIDHYFCDLQPLLKLACADTYVINLLLVANSGTLCTVSFLMLMISYVIILYSLRNHSAEGRKKALFTCVSHIIVVVLFFVPCIFIYTRPATTFPMDKMISVFYTICTPFLNPLIYTLRNAEVKNAMKKLWSKKVSGDM; from the coding sequence ATGCAGCTGAATATCAATGTGACCAGTTTCCTTCTCCTTGGCTTGACACAGGATCCCAAGAGGAAGAACATAGTCATTGctattttcctgttcttttataCAGGGACATTAGTGGGTAACTTGCTGATCATTGCTACCATCAAGACAAGCCAGGCTCTTGGGAGTCCCATGTATTTCTTCCTGTTCTACTTGTCCTTGTCTGACACCTGCTTTTCTACAACTGTAGCTCCTAGAACAATTGTGGATTCCCTGATGAAGGAGGCTGCTATCTCATTCAGTGAGTGCATAATCCAAGtctttacatttcatttatttggctCCCTGGAGatcttcatcctcatcctcatggCTGTTGATCGCTATGTGGCAATTTGTAAGCCTCTTCACTACATGACTATCATGAATCGTCGGGTCTGTGGGATGCTGGTGGCTACAGTCTGTGTAGGATCCTTTATGCATTCTTTAGTTCAGATATTTCTGGCATTGAGTTTACCCTTCTGTGGTCccaatgagattgatcactattTCTGTGACTTGCAGCCACTGTTGAAACTTGCCTGTGCAGACACATATGTGATCAACCTTCTCCTGGTGGCCAATAGTGGGACCCTTTGCACAGTGAGTTTCCTCATGCTAATGATCTCCTATGTCATCATCCTGTATTCCTTGAGAAACCACAGTGCTGAAGGGAGGAAAAAAGCCCTGTTCACTTGTGTCTCACACATCATTGTAGTAGTCTTGTTTTTTGTACcttgcatatttatatatacacgACCTGCAACCACCTTCCCTATGGACAAGATGATATCGGTGTTTTATACAATCTGTACACCCTTTCTCAACCCTCTGATTTACACACTGAGGAATGCAGAAGTGAAAAATGCCATGAAGAAGCTGTGGAGCAAAAAAGTCTCAGGTGATatgtag